In a genomic window of Alcanivorax sp.:
- a CDS encoding alpha/beta hydrolase, whose protein sequence is MAFMRERQLAANGLDFFVAEAGEPGNPLVLCLHGFPECWASWRYQLPVLAQSGYHAVAPDLRGYGYTGGPAEADSYRQSVLVEDVVALIRALGHESAILVGHDWGCALTWQVARRYPQMIRAVIGMSVPYGGPAPEAPTESMRRLFEDRFFYMLYFQKPQLPEQELEADVPTSLRKIFHGLSADGIADFRVAPDDTGFLQSMPTPEQQPRWMREEDLAYYVERFQHSGFTGPINWYRAMDASWEESRDDDNWQLTMPTLFIGGMQDPVIVFSQKALQRMPDYIPDLRTVMLDQCGHWIQMEQAAEVNREMIAFLEEVDGKG, encoded by the coding sequence ATGGCATTTATGCGTGAGCGGCAGCTTGCTGCCAATGGCCTGGATTTTTTTGTAGCGGAGGCTGGGGAGCCGGGAAACCCTTTGGTGTTGTGTCTGCATGGTTTTCCGGAATGTTGGGCTTCCTGGCGCTATCAGTTACCGGTACTGGCCCAGTCCGGTTACCACGCGGTGGCGCCGGATCTGCGCGGCTACGGCTACACCGGAGGCCCGGCGGAGGCGGATAGTTACCGTCAGAGCGTGCTGGTGGAGGACGTGGTCGCCCTGATCCGGGCATTGGGGCATGAATCGGCAATCCTGGTCGGGCATGACTGGGGGTGCGCACTGACCTGGCAGGTGGCGCGCCGCTACCCGCAAATGATTCGTGCCGTAATCGGCATGTCGGTGCCCTATGGCGGGCCTGCCCCGGAGGCACCCACCGAGTCAATGCGGCGGCTGTTCGAAGACCGCTTCTTCTACATGCTTTATTTCCAGAAGCCGCAACTGCCTGAGCAGGAGCTGGAGGCGGATGTGCCCACCAGCCTGCGCAAGATCTTCCACGGATTGTCTGCGGATGGTATCGCCGATTTCCGGGTGGCTCCGGACGACACCGGTTTCCTGCAATCCATGCCGACCCCCGAGCAACAGCCGCGCTGGATGCGTGAGGAAGACCTGGCCTATTACGTGGAGCGGTTCCAGCACAGCGGCTTTACCGGACCGATCAACTGGTACCGGGCCATGGATGCGTCCTGGGAGGAAAGCCGGGACGACGACAACTGGCAGCTGACCATGCCCACCCTGTTTATCGGCGGCATGCAGGACCCGGTGATCGTGTTCAGTCAGAAGGCCCTGCAACGCATGCCCGATTACATCCCGGATCTGCGCACGGTGATGCTGGACCAGTGCGGGCACTGGATCCAGATGGAGCAGGCGGCGGAAGTGAACCGTGAGATGATCGCCTTTCTGGAGGAAGTCGATGGCAAAGGCTGA
- a CDS encoding nucleoside triphosphate pyrophosphohydrolase family protein, which yields MAKAEQTSNFHRVAEFHRAFSLPVEPQPVVPDDATIRLRLALLLEEFHELAEATCQQPDKDQQAFLDTLAAAREQLASLRGFRVDLVEVADALTDINYVTYGAGHTFGIDLNATCAEVHRSNMSKLGADGRPVKDERGKVLKGPAYSPPALAPVLARQGGNDPE from the coding sequence ATGGCAAAGGCTGAACAAACCAGTAATTTTCACCGGGTGGCCGAGTTTCACCGCGCGTTTTCCCTGCCGGTGGAGCCGCAGCCAGTGGTGCCTGATGATGCCACCATCCGCCTGCGTCTGGCCCTGTTGCTGGAGGAGTTTCACGAACTGGCCGAGGCCACCTGCCAGCAACCGGATAAGGATCAACAGGCGTTTCTCGATACTCTGGCGGCAGCCAGAGAGCAGTTGGCATCGCTCAGAGGTTTTCGCGTGGACCTGGTGGAAGTGGCCGATGCGCTCACCGACATCAATTATGTGACCTATGGCGCCGGCCATACCTTCGGCATCGACCTGAATGCCACCTGCGCGGAGGTGCATCGCAGCAACATGAGCAAGCTGGGTGCCGACGGCAGGCCGGTGAAAGACGAGCGCGGCAAGGTGCTCAAGGGGCCGGCCTATTCTCCGCCGGCGCTGGCACCGGTATTGGCCCGGCAGGGCGGCAATGACCCGGAATAG